Below is a genomic region from Gadus macrocephalus chromosome 14, ASM3116895v1.
cagttatttattttaaaggaaGTACAATGTCTCTGTCTTTGGTTCTGCTGCTTCTTCCAGGAATCCTGTCCACGGAAGGTATGGTGAAACGTAAAATACTAACTTGAACTATGTAGTAGACTGATATTGCAGTTTAGTTTTAAcagaaatataaatgtattgttaAAAACAACATATTTTTCTATTGGGTTCAGCAACCATTTGCCATTTCTTTTTGTTACATAATTGCAAAAAAAAGGACCTGTGATACAATTGTTCttagacatttatttttgtttggttgttttgccttctttcttttttctgtaaagcactttgtaactctgtttagaaaagcgctatatcaataaagattattattattattattattattattgttattattatccctttcagtgtttacatttttgtttctgtctctgtgttcagtgtgtgtgaacATTTCAAATGGAGTTGTGGAGATGAAGTTACTGGATCTCGTCGTCACCGATGAAAGAGATGATAAGATCTTCAACTGCATGCACAAGGAAGAGCCCTGCTACATCAACTGCACCAACATGTTAAATGGAGTGCAACTGTTTTACAATAACTCAAATGCTTGTAGCCCAGTTTGTTCTAATTGGAACCTCACCGCTAATTTCAACATAGGTCCAAGTGAGTATATGGAGAGAGCTGTCCAAGCTCTTTGTTTCACCTTCCTTCTTAGTTTATCCCTTCACCATCACATAGACAGAATAATATAGACAGAATAGCTATATTATTTTCTCCACCTTCCTCTCTGTTTTTTCCCTCCCAGATGTGACTTGCAGAGTAGCTGCTTGCACTAGGAATCAGTCCGAACTTATCCTGAAGAGCGTGAACCAGTCAAGGAATGGGATGGACCGAATGGTGGAGATACACCTATTACGACTTATGTGCTCTGACCTATTTTCAGAAGACCAAGATCTGCAGATACTTTTCTTAAAGTAAGTTATGGACATTCACAATAAAACAAGATCATCAGGATCTTTTTTGTCTTCATATAAGAAACGATAAAACTATAAGACCCGACCCCAAGGTTTGGAGACACTGGTATTTGTATGTTCATTTGCTTTGCTGTGCTGTGCTACAGAGTAGAGCTACAATTAATCCACCTCATCATGAATATGATGAAGGAGCAGGGAAAGTACGTTCCGGGAGTGATGCACCAATTGGACCTGAAGTACATGGCGTTCAACATCTTCCCCATTGGTAATAAAAACCTCACCCGCAATGAAACCATCACCGGCAATGAAAACCCCGACGACAATCTCATTAAGGTTTCTCAGGTACCGACGGATTAGGAATTGTGTACATAGATATGACATTCATTTGGACATACTTTGTTTAAACAGAACAATGTGATCACTTTTTAATACACTGTGTTTATAATAATGCAATAAATAATAAGGCAAGAATGATTATGATGATTATATTATGGTTATTACTGTGGTAAATTACTGGGTAATACTTTACAATAAAAGTACAAAAATCCCCTGGGGGTATCGGCCAGGTTATTAACAGAGGTTTAGGGTGAGGGTTGACTTCAACTTATACGATatcaaataatgaataattTAACACACAACATGAGCACCGTTAGCAAATTATCGACAGACAGTTAACTGTTAATTCTTCGCTAATTGTAAATTAATGCATATTTTTGCATTTACTAATGCTAGATGGTCAAATTATTGTtcccttattataaagtgttaccaataaCTGTATTTGAGGGAAACATTTATAGTGTGATATAAACACATTTTATGTGCAATAAAATGTAGTATGGAAATGTAGTGTTATAGGGTTCATTGTATGGGGCTTTGGAGCAACAATCGTTGCAGTGTGTTTTGAATAAGCCTATGTGTTGATGAACCTttatattattttgtgtgtCTACGGTATGCTGGAACCAAACGTTACCCAATAGCCGGATAGTGATCCTTCAGTGTGGTTACCTGAAGACGCTCTGGGAAAAATCAAGGAAGATAGGAGGGTTGTCAATTTGGTGAACTACCAGTCGACACAACAGTTTGAAGTAGGTTTCATCTCTGGTTTCAAAGGTCATCCAGCTTttagttattgttttattaaccaAAATGTGTGATGTGTCAAAATGCTGTGTTTTTCATGTAGCTCCATCAAGAGGAGTTTGTTTCCAAGGTGACCAGGATAGAGTTCCTAGGAATGCATTCGCTGTCAAACCTCAAAACCCCAATAGAAATTACCTTCGATATTCAAAGCAATGTAAGTTGCACGTACATTAATCGCAGTTGAAAttatttcatttgattaaactCTCAAATAAATAGTTTTAGCTTGCTTAACATAGATATAAGGAACTCTTTATTCTGCTATGTTGATTGTTCCTTCATTTGAATGTGAATATAAGAGAAAAAAACGTTTAAATCGTTTTCCAAAACAGATTTCGGAGGAGGTAGAATGTCAATATATGGAAGAAGAAGGTGGGTATCTATGTCCACTTTGACTGTAATAACAATAGAGGCCAGTGAATATATTTATATCCTTATGTGTTTCCCATCTAGCAATAGGTATGTGTTTCTGTCTAGCTTGTGGGATTTGGAGAAGAGGATTTTGTTTTAATGCTTTGGGTTCTCAGCTTCAATATCCAATGGAATTTATTTCCTGTGTGTATTTCACATGACTAATGAGTGTTTTACGGTTTATCTCTTCAGGCTCCAATTGGAAAAACGATGGCTGCAGAACTTCTCGGAATGCTACTGTGGTCACTTGCAAGTGCAACCATACAACAGCCTTTTCTGTGCTCTTGGTGAAAACATTACAACATGAAGTTGCAATAGAGAAAAATATCCATTTTCATATGTTTACCCTCTCCGATTTGTGTAGATTTTGAGGTGAACCAGACAAAAACGAATCTTGtgattattctttttttgttttttatctgaCGGACCAACAGGTTGCCCCTTCGCCATCTATTCCGCCAGAACATTGGAAAATTTTGTCCTACATCAGTTACATAGGCTGTGGCCTTTCTGCCTTTTGCTCCGCCCTATCCCTCATGATCTATGTCGTCACAAGGTAAGTTTGCATATCTTAAAAGATTCACGCAATGTTCAGAGCTTTTAAGACATGTCTAGGTGAGGCAAGACTAAACCACACCAAACATGCCTGATGACCTtccccatcatcatcatatcCATATTAGGCTACTTATGATCCTAGCTCTTATTTATTCACGTGTCAAACTATTGTCGATCACAAAAATGTCACAGAAGGATGAATGCCAATCTGTTAGGCAGGGCTTTCCCTCTTTATTTATCCAGACTATAATTgaaaaacaaacgaacaaatGCAATCATTCAATGAATGGTTGACTGTTCATTGGGGATTAATGGTGACACGAGCATGCCTCAGCAACCAAAAAAACACTGAAACCATCAaacagcacacaacacacagacaacatcaatGGACAGCACCAAACACAGACCTATCTCCACTAGGAAGCCGAGAGAGGAACCGTCTATCTTCATCCACGTGTCCCTGAGTGGGGCTTTGTTCCTGCTCAACTCCTCCTTCCTGCTGACCGAGTGGGGGGCGAGGTGGGACCCGGGCTGGGTGTGTGAGCTCATTGCGGCCCTCGTGCACTACTCCCTGCTGGGCTCGTTCAGCTGGATGGCGGTCGAGGGTCTGCACCTATACCTGTTGCTGATCAAGGTGTTCAACACCGAATACAACCACTACCAGCTGAAGCTCTCTCTGTTTGGCTGGGGTGAGTATAGAACTGCGGAATAACCTCAAAACGTCAGAAGGCAACGGTGCTCTTTAGGTACGGTATGAGAGATGGAAAAAGAGAGTGTGAGTAAGGTTTTGAAGATAAATAATGAGGCGAATATGCCCTACGTTAAGGCCTTCAGAATTTTGgcattcacacacctgtgaagGAGACAGTCAAGATGCGAATGGACAGGCAGGGTGGATTGCTTGAAACCATCAGGGAAGCGATGCCCTGATCGGCCAGAAATTAGCCGGGAGCTTTCTATATAATTTGGGTTGACAATAATTCCAAAATGATAGCTATTAAAtcatacctacagcacctttaactaTAAATTAACATTTGATTATTTGGTTTATTTGGTTGATTTAATGGTTTTCATAACCAAATTTAATTCAtaaacctcctcctcttctgcctttttttgtgtgcgtgacATCAACTTGCACTCTCTCGCATTGGGAATTTTCAACCATAACTTGATATGTTGCTGTTCCCCCTTGTATTAAGCCTGCTGCAACACACAGAGTCTCCTCTCATCCACCCGGCCATAAACCTTAAATTCCCTGGAAGTAATCATACCCTCTGGCTCCCACAAGTCACCCCTGACCAGAGTGCCTTTGGAGCCCCTACCATGAGCATACGGATCAGAGATAACGGAGCTTACAGAAATAGTCACTAAACTGAGTTCGTCCCTCCTAGGAATCCCTGCTGTCGTCGTTGGTGTAACGTGGAGTTTGAAGGATGTAAAACAGATTTATGGCTTGTCAACATTAACCATGCTTGACAGCAACCAAACCACTAGCATGTGAGTGCACGCACGGTGACAGAAGAGCACATAGAACAGAGGGCAAGCGTGGTTTGCACTCTAAAAGCCAAATTCTGAATTGCATAATGTGACGTAATGACCCACGCTGTAGGACTTTACCTAAGAAGTACAGTTCAGCCTTTCATCTTCACATTTAAAACGGCagtgacccccctccccccatggaCTGGTCCAACTGGTCCCCTTTACCACCTCATGTTCTGTTTCCACAGCTGCTGGATCACTGACATTACCTACCTCTATGCAACTAATGTGGTGTACTTCAGCCTGGTGTTCATCTTCAACTCTGGCATCCTGCTGATCTTGGCAGTTCGCGTCTGCTGCATGGTGACCACTCCGACCAGGAAGGGGTTGGGATGGCGAACCGCCACCACTGTGGCGGGTATCACCTGCCTTCTCGGGGTCACATGGGGTCTCGCTTTCCTGGGCTCAGGATACGTCAACCTCCCCATCCTGTATCTCTTCTGCATTCTCAACTCAACACAAGGTCGGTATCCGACTTGGATGATTTATTTCAGTGAAAATGCTCTTGGTTTGATTTATCTTGTCTCTgaagtgtttttgtgtttcgtTTTTAATccgtgtgcgtggttgtgtgtatgtgtgtgtaccttgctcTAGGtgccttcatcttcttctggaTTCTTGGCTTAGCCAggattgagagaaagagagccttGGAGGCCAAGAACGCTTCGGTCTCTACCAATGATTCCAAAGTCACTAGTGTAAAGTGAACCTGAAATATATACCTTAATACCTTAATATACGATTTGTTATTCAAACAATAACCTTTTTGCAGAACCTGCAATTTTTCTATATATAGCTTTAATTTCTTTATATTTGAACCatttaaacaaattattttattttttgtagtaTGTATAGGTATAATCTCATACCATTCAACATGAATAAAGTATAATGTTATCATTAAACATGAATAAAGCATAATCTCATCACTAAACATGAATAAAGTATAATCTCACCACTGAACATGAATAAATAGTCAATAGTAATAGAAAACATTATTTGACAGTCTGACGACTTGTGTTAAATATTAGCTTTAGGTGAACCAACTCTATCGGATTCCGTAGACTAATTTTACAATATTCCCAGTACATCAAAAACAGGTGCTTTCCGTCTAAATTACTGCGTTGAACAGACAGCAGCAGGATAAAAAGAAACGCATGCTCCATGCTCTAATCGCTTTCAAAAGACGGATGAATAGTTGCATGTAATCAGCCAAGGCACGGAACTGCCAAGGCTGGATGCTGGCTTCCATTGTATAGGGGCAACTGGCCATGACCTTGACATAGTTTAATCTTTTTCTTAGAGCAGACTCTAGTGATAATGAGGTTACTACGTATGACTGGGAACAACATCAGTATCAGCAAGCAATCCTCACAAATTAAACttacaaaaaaacatatattatatgatattaagGTATTTGCATAATAATGAGGTATCTTCGATAATGAAAATACTTAAAATACACAAATCAACATCCAGTGTATTTCCAGAGAAAGAAGGCATTATTTTGCTTGGCTCACAAATAGTGCACAGCTAAAAACCTAATGTAGAAGTACTCACTACATTACTACCAGTTAACCAATAAGAACACCCAAAGTAAGGCAAAGTATACTTCAGGCGATTTAGAAGAGATTGGGATTTAGAATTTTTCATGAACAGAAATGtgcatgaaaaacaaacaaatgctaTTTTCACAAATGCAAAGTACAAATGCAGGGAAGGGATGAATGTTCACCTGTGGGGCTGATTCAAACTTCCTCAAAACGTCGCTCTGGAGCTGCAGCACCGGCCGCCTGGTGGTGCACAGTGGAAGTGCAGCGCAGGTATCCACGGCCACCCCAGGGGTGTTGTTCAGGATGCGAAGGGTGATTATGGTCAACTGGAGAAGGGTGCATAGTAAATGACCACATCAATAGAGGAACCTCATGCAATAACATGGTTCTTCACAAAAACATAATATGATAGGATCGGGAATTCTCGTCTCAAAACCCGCTGCATTGATCCCTCACAGGACGATGTAGGTTGTGATAAAAAAATGAAGGACAATCTAGGGTTGTCATATTAGATGACCAACCTCATATGAAACATATAGCTTAGGTAAGATGAGATGGCTACTTTATTCATCTTACATGGACAAACACCCCCTGGAGGTCCTGTGGACTCAGCGCTTGGCCACCAGAACGGTCCACAGGGTGCAGCGTGGGGACCAGCTGAACCCGGAGACCCTCCACCAGCTCAGAGCTGATGCTGAAGtgtggagggagagggcagagggCAGAGGGCAGAGGGCAGAGGGCAGAGGGCTGCCGCCACCTGATTCAGAGGCAGTTAGAAATTATAATTTCAACACTTGCTGTTTACCATTAAATGATAAGAATCGAATAATAATCTGGAAATATATCATGTAGAAATGAATCAAGACCTGTCCCTGCTGATTAGTAGACTCATCCTCTAGAACCAGGTGGCGTTGGAGGGGCAGGGAGGAGAATGCACCTGCCTCCCTCAGAACACACCTCGGGTCCAGGGTCTGCTCCAGTCTGTCCGGCACACCCTGGACTACCGAGAGAGGACATTTACATTTGGTTAAGCGATGTTTAGTAGGTGCTTTTATTGAGAATGACAAGTAAGGCTGGAAACAATCCAACCATCCAATAACAATTGGAGTAGCTACAACATAGTGGGCTAAGGAATGAAAAGTCAAAGTTTTGGAGTACAAAAACTACAGTAGAgtacatttccacctgaaataattatccgTTGGTCATTATCAGTTGGTAGCCCTGTAGTTCTATGAGACACAAACAGGTAGATATCTCGAGAACCCATtgtacaattttgacacttgacccCTCTATTGAAAGTTTGGGGCAGATATAACTGAATGACACCAAGCCAGACACTTGCAAATACACCATATGCCCACCTGATGGCGATGAGGACATGTATTTTGATTAAAGGCGATTGAAATATTTCATCAGAAACGTTCTCTTAGTCATTGATTTTAAACACCATGTTAAATTGCAAAATTTAATTAGGAGGATCCCATTAGGAGGATGTGGTTGCGAAGGCATATCTCTCCACTGTCTCCACCTGACTCTGGATGTTTCCAAAGTTgtagggtgaggaggtggagttaATAAACGGTCCTTTAACGTGGGAGACAGACCGCTGACTGGAGCTTCTCCAGCTCATCTTGGGGTTTCCTGCTGGGCCATTCAGGAGGCACTGAAGATGGCAGACAGGAGATGTGGTAGCAAGCAGACCAGATTTCCTGTAAATCGTGTCAATAGTATTTTTGGATTGTATTGCTATATATCAATACGTTTTATTGATACAAAGCAAATATGACGGAACGGTTCTAGAGATAGGTAGGAAGAAGGTTTATCCAAAACGGCGTGCTGTTATTTCAGTTGTAGCCGACCActagcgattttttttttttattagggtGGTTAAAAAACAAAAGCTCAGCGACTCTGCACTTTAATCATGGGATGGATACTAGTTTTATGTATATCGTTTTCAAATGAGATTAATCTCAAAAGGAAACTTGATAGGATATTTTTTATGTCATTACAGAGTCtaatatttgctgcagcaacaaaaacaaaacaatgatgTTGAAATTGAGATGTGAACAATGTTGTCCTAACTGATTTactgtcattcattcattatacaATATTAAAACAGCTTACCTGGATCTTGGCTTTGCTGCAGTAACAGATTACCTGTCAGGAACAACCAATACACATTTCAATAAACAGTGTGTTACGTTCCTATGTATTTGTGAGGTTTTGGTTTCCCCccatttctgtttttctttccctgtcctttgttagaggaccaaaaTGATGACTGTTCGGGTGtcccaacccagtctcacggaaatacgtgtcattgtcacgtcacgtcatttaatctattcattcgtgatctgggacacgtaatttatttattttcgcgCCAAAAGCACTAATTTCTACTcattctaaaaagaagagatgaagcagctacctttttCCAGtagcggtttgcctacagagcagcgcacctgcattaaatagGCCCTATATCCTTGAAttttcacaatttctcagaatcaaaaggtgaaagtagaaacgggtggcgaAAAgttgtcatattgttagaaaaGTGGGCTTTTTTGGCACgatgacagtgtcacgtatttccgtgagagtGGTTTGGGTGTCCAGCTTGAATGATGATTGGTGGAGGCTAACCAACTCATGTTCGTGCATGATCACACAGGCACTCTTGTGTCCCTGCTGTTAGCTGTGCACTTTCTGTGGTTTGTTGCCACGGTGGCCATTGGTCAAGTATTCTTATTCAGTAGGGACTATAGCTGCCCACATCAGTGGCGTGCACAGActttttgaagggcaggggcggaaagagaaaaaaagggcACATATAGCGCGTTCTCACCACTGAAGAGGGCACTTTAGacacgttttatatgttatacAAATGAGGGCACTCTAGCACGCGTTTTGGCTTCAAAGGGGGCAGTTTAGCACACGTTTTGGTTCCCGAAAGGACACTTGAGGGCAGTTTAGCATGCGTTTTGGCTCCCAAGGGGCCCCTTTAATACGcgttttggctcctgagagggcaCTTTTGCACGTGTTTTTCAACAATTGGGCCACAAGGGGGGGCGAAttctctcctcctttcaccACTGGTATTTTAACACCTTCTGACACCATGAAAACTATGAAAATGGACAGAAATACAAAGGCCATAGTACCAGATTTCAGtaaataatacatagaaatcatGTTCACATTCTAAACAAATAGTTTTACTTTTAGTAAACTTAAGAAATGAATTGTACATTAAACTACCGTTTTTAAACCGCTATGAGTTGCAGATCTTATTCAAATCGATCGATATCAGTTGGTTTCACTTCCTTGACGGGAAACACTTTTTCTGACCTCTGATCTCTCTGATTTCATGTTATAGACGATGCAAGAGAATGTTACCCAAGCATTTCACGTGAAACTTCCTGTTTGAATGCTTATAGTGGCGACTGgcgagacagaaagacagagaaaaagcatgttttgtgtgtggtcatgtttccttagaaatatgggacacaGTAAGGCTGGATTAATCCTGTGAATAAAATGAAGGTCCTACAGCAGCAAATTACAGaaatagagaaagaaagagtgcaTATCAAGCCAGAATAGCAACACACCTCCTGATGGCCTAATTTATaaacctcaggctccgtgaagaTTGGGGAAAAGCCATTattattccccactattcacttagcCTTCAGCGAATaattgttgattatgatgaaaATCATAAAGATTGTGTTCAGGATTGCTTGTAATTTCGTTCAAATATAAAATAGAGCCTACAACTAAAACGTTATTTTCGATTAATTTAATGTTTTGAATGTAAGTTTAGATGTAAAGGCTAACAAAATAGTTTTCTACATACACAAGGATTTAATTATGAACTAACTACATTGAAACACCAATACTGTATATGGTCATAAATTAAAACATTGACTTTTGGGTAAAAACGTATCACATGTTGAGCATGAGATATCTGATCCCGCCCCAAACAGAAACAAAACCGCCTGTGACATGTAAGAGAAGTCACAACAACAAAGCCAGGTATTCACAATAGCAGAAGTCGGCTGAACATAAACCGCTTGAAGAGATGGCTCCACTTATAGTGTTGCTCATCTTATTCAGAATATCTGCAGTTCAAACAGAGGGTGAGTTATTATAGTTATTATATTCCAAAATATGTTATATGTTATCATTTACAAAAtatgtaaattgtgtgtgtgtgtgtgtgtgtgtgtgtgtgtgtgtgtgtgtgtgtgtgtgtgtgtgtgtgtgtgtgtgtgtgtgtgtgtgtgtgtgtgtgtgtgtgcgcctgtggaGCGAGCCGATAGACTAgcctactgtagcctatattTGTTTTAAGTCAAAGCAAGTAGGAAGTAGGCTAAAAGATATGCATCTTGGCTGCGGCAATGTATGAACATAGAAGATACAGTTCAGGGTCCATCAGTGTTCTATTTAAAAAACTAGTGTTCTAGTTctatttaaataatataaatattttatatttgtgtCTTATTTAATAATTTGATATACATTTGTATAGATCGTTGTATTATTTTAGATACATATCTAATTACAATAACGCAGGCAAAAGTGAAGGAATGATCCTAACCCTGAAGTATGTTCTTACTTTATTTTGTCTCAACAGGCGATGTCACAGAATTCTGTGAAAATGTTGAAAGGGTCTGTGACAAGACACCAGAGGATAGCGTTCCAATGTAATGAGTTTACACACTACACTTCATACATCTAACACGGCAATGTTTCTATCTAGTAAATAACTAATTGTAAACAATCTCAGTGATGACAAGTAAAGTATCATTACAGCCATGGTTGTTGCGCTGAAACGATAGTGTATTTTAAATCTGCTTAAAAAGTTGTAAAGAGAAGGAGTAACATAGAGTAGAACAAAAGCGAGAAGATTTTGAACGATAAAAATGCCCCCTGtatcagccccctcccccctatgtTTCTCCAGAATTGAGAAGTGGTGCCTTCATTCAGACGAATCCCGTTAGGACGTTTATATTTGACTGTGTGGTGCCCAACCCACGGAAGATGATTCACGATTCGTGTGCCGCGATCCTCAAATACATAGTAGCTGTGCCTCGTAAAATGCCATTTATATTTAGCGATCCACAAAGTCAATGAGTCATTCTGTACAGTATTGATGCCGATCTGAATCAGATAAGCATTCGCCACCAATGCTCCTTGGGAATCCCTGCTGCGTAAAACGAACAAAAACGAGGAATCCGAGGTAAAC
It encodes:
- the LOC132472126 gene encoding adhesion G-protein coupled receptor G5-like; translation: MSLSLVLLLLPGILSTEVCVNISNGVVEMKLLDLVVTDERDDKIFNCMHKEEPCYINCTNMLNGVQLFYNNSNACSPVCSNWNLTANFNIGPNVTCRVAACTRNQSELILKSVNQSRNGMDRMVEIHLLRLMCSDLFSEDQDLQILFLKVELQLIHLIMNMMKEQGKYVPGVMHQLDLKYMAFNIFPIGNKNLTRNETITGNENPDDNLIKVSQPDSDPSVWLPEDALGKIKEDRRVVNLVNYQSTQQFELHQEEFVSKVTRIEFLGMHSLSNLKTPIEITFDIQSNISEEVECQYMEEEGSNWKNDGCRTSRNATVVTCKCNHTTAFSVLLVAPSPSIPPEHWKILSYISYIGCGLSAFCSALSLMIYVVTRKPREEPSIFIHVSLSGALFLLNSSFLLTEWGARWDPGWVCELIAALVHYSLLGSFSWMAVEGLHLYLLLIKVFNTEYNHYQLKLSLFGWGIPAVVVGVTWSLKDVKQIYGLSTLTMLDSNQTTSICWITDITYLYATNVVYFSLVFIFNSGILLILAVRVCCMVTTPTRKGLGWRTATTVAGITCLLGVTWGLAFLGSGYVNLPILYLFCILNSTQGAFIFFWILGLARIERKRALEAKNASVSTNDSKVTSVK